One window of the Romeriopsis navalis LEGE 11480 genome contains the following:
- a CDS encoding outer membrane protein assembly factor BamE — translation MSWKRLAGLILSLGLLGPSLGCTHLAVDAIEQAVIQAENSKAPRRDRRRDGPSATRRQAERRKSRQRRQASHPQFDQVKRGMTYDQVVALLGSPERKQGQYAWDTMEGKITVAFGVNDRAQYSRAESTVSQDLKRQVRELVRARANYNTIAANLGGDAATLVSARAVWVLPKGEANISFRNNQVIGKRWSRQAT, via the coding sequence ATGTCTTGGAAACGTCTTGCTGGATTAATCCTCAGCCTTGGGTTGCTTGGTCCGAGCTTGGGCTGTACGCATCTTGCGGTTGATGCAATTGAGCAAGCAGTAATACAGGCGGAAAACAGTAAGGCGCCGCGCCGCGATCGCCGCCGGGATGGACCGAGTGCGACAAGGCGTCAAGCGGAGCGGCGGAAAAGTCGGCAGCGGCGTCAGGCAAGTCATCCCCAATTTGACCAGGTGAAGCGGGGGATGACCTATGACCAAGTTGTGGCGTTGCTCGGTTCGCCAGAGCGCAAGCAGGGACAGTATGCCTGGGACACCATGGAGGGAAAAATCACGGTGGCTTTTGGGGTGAATGATCGAGCCCAATATTCTCGGGCGGAGTCAACCGTTTCGCAGGATTTAAAACGGCAAGTGCGGGAGTTAGTGCGTGCGAGGGCGAACTACAACACGATCGCGGCTAACTTGGGCGGCGATGCTGCCACCCTCGTCTCAGCTCGGGCCGTGTGGGTATTGCCTAAAGGTGAAGCGAATATTTCTTTTCGGAATAACCAGGTGATCGGCAAGCGTTGGAGTCGGCAAGCGACCTGA
- a CDS encoding TldD/PmbA family protein — MISDLSRHLQQLNVAADWIGLRANREVVRNRSVRDGIPTDNGTQLNQGVMLEVLVNGQIGYAATNSFRLEDLRAAATAAQQRAIAASEWNLYQTPLSARPKVVGYYATPVEKAFDALSPGEINALLIKVCQHLKVSDQIVQASASALLTETESWFVSTNGSEVHQKFFRIGTDFAATAQEGNLVQRRSDNGWFARCYQGGLEYFLTDDLWSRVETIGAQAVELLSAEECPEDTTTLVLAPDQMLLQIHESVGHPLELDRILGDERNYAGGSFVNLEDFGNLTYGSKLMNITFDPTVSSEFASYAFDDTGAPATREHLIQEGVLKRGLGSLESQARLGVPGVACSRASSWNRAPIDRMANLNLEPGDTNMETMIGNIDHGIYMEANRSWSIDDQRHKFQFSCEYAKLIENGKLTKTIRNPNYRGITPEFWSNLVMLGDRSTWKMYGTPNCGKGEPNQCITVGHGSPVAAFANVEVFGGAA; from the coding sequence ATGATTTCTGATTTATCGAGACATTTGCAGCAGCTCAATGTTGCGGCAGATTGGATTGGCCTCCGGGCCAATCGCGAAGTTGTTCGCAACCGCTCCGTCCGCGACGGCATCCCAACTGACAACGGCACCCAACTCAATCAAGGCGTCATGCTTGAAGTGTTGGTAAATGGCCAGATTGGCTATGCCGCAACTAACTCATTTCGCCTCGAAGACTTACGCGCCGCGGCGACCGCCGCACAGCAACGCGCCATCGCCGCAAGTGAATGGAATCTTTACCAAACACCGCTTTCCGCCCGCCCCAAGGTTGTCGGCTACTACGCTACACCAGTCGAAAAAGCCTTTGACGCCCTTAGCCCCGGCGAAATCAACGCACTATTAATCAAAGTTTGCCAGCACCTCAAAGTTTCGGACCAAATCGTTCAAGCCAGTGCCAGCGCCCTGCTGACGGAAACTGAATCTTGGTTTGTTAGCACCAATGGTTCCGAAGTCCATCAAAAGTTCTTCCGCATCGGTACAGATTTTGCAGCCACTGCCCAGGAAGGCAATCTCGTCCAACGTCGATCGGATAATGGCTGGTTTGCGCGTTGCTACCAAGGTGGCTTGGAGTATTTCCTCACGGATGACCTCTGGTCGCGCGTTGAAACCATTGGGGCGCAGGCCGTCGAACTGCTGAGTGCTGAAGAATGTCCCGAGGACACAACGACATTAGTGCTCGCGCCGGATCAAATGCTGCTGCAAATCCATGAAAGTGTCGGGCATCCGCTCGAACTCGATCGCATCTTGGGCGATGAGCGGAACTACGCCGGTGGCAGTTTTGTGAACTTGGAAGACTTCGGCAATCTGACCTACGGCTCAAAGTTAATGAACATTACCTTTGACCCCACAGTTTCGTCCGAATTTGCCAGCTACGCTTTTGATGACACTGGGGCACCCGCCACCCGTGAACATTTGATTCAAGAAGGCGTACTCAAACGGGGTTTGGGCAGCCTGGAAAGCCAAGCAAGGCTCGGCGTACCCGGCGTTGCCTGTAGTCGCGCTAGTTCCTGGAACCGCGCCCCGATCGACCGCATGGCTAACCTCAACTTAGAGCCCGGCGATACCAATATGGAGACGATGATCGGCAATATCGACCATGGCATCTATATGGAAGCAAATCGTTCCTGGTCGATCGATGACCAACGCCACAAGTTCCAATTCAGCTGTGAGTACGCCAAGCTGATTGAAAACGGTAAGTTGACGAAGACAATTCGCAATCCCAACTATCGCGGGATTACGCCAGAATTTTGGTCGAACCTGGTGATGCTGGGCGATCGCAGCACTTGGAAAATGTACGGGACGCCCAACTGTGGCAAAGGCGAACCGAATCAATGCATTACCGTCGGCCATGGCTCTCCCGTCGCCGCCTTTGCCAACGTGGAAGTATTTGGAGGCGCTGCATAA